From the genome of Alphaproteobacteria bacterium, one region includes:
- a CDS encoding O-antigen ligase family protein, translating to MARESTKTPRSLRIAFFGLLAVLVLAPLPFGSNRLWAWSFLSLMVGMLTLLWAYGVVRMPGSIRIPWQRHLPATIMFGLAIIWFLVQASGLTPAAWDHPIWADAATALGQEKTFGAISLDPNASFDGAMRLLAYGAVFWLALHFGRSRRLARRILWAIVISGSIYSLYGLVVQFSGTNTILWFEKWAYGDVVTSTFVNRNSFGTYAGLVIMAAFGLLTWEADEAASLGIANRVGIVHMIDSMGARVFGLLVALFITGSALLFSASRGGTISTAIGIMVFLVGLVLYKRERVRRAIVFAGIIFIGAAVLLSFSGRELATRLGQSDSAVSGRGEIWNFTRQAIDERPWLGTGLSTFRDVSVRSRGGELSPRTAPFFRAHNGYLEMILEGGYGGFLLIVGSIAWLGLWAFYGIVSRHQEAIYSCIGLGAIGVVGTHAWVDFSLQIPAVAVTFAALLAVACAQANRHRSESRRGR from the coding sequence ATGGCACGCGAATCCACCAAGACCCCACGCTCGCTGCGTATCGCCTTCTTCGGCCTGCTCGCTGTTCTCGTGCTGGCACCCCTGCCCTTCGGCAGCAACCGCCTATGGGCCTGGAGTTTCCTGTCGCTCATGGTCGGGATGCTTACGCTGTTGTGGGCATATGGCGTCGTCCGCATGCCCGGGTCCATACGCATACCCTGGCAGCGCCACCTGCCCGCAACGATCATGTTCGGACTGGCCATCATCTGGTTCCTGGTCCAGGCGAGCGGTTTGACCCCGGCCGCCTGGGATCATCCGATCTGGGCCGACGCGGCGACGGCACTGGGACAGGAAAAGACATTCGGTGCCATCAGTCTTGACCCGAACGCCTCCTTCGATGGCGCCATGCGCTTGCTCGCCTATGGCGCGGTATTCTGGCTGGCGCTGCATTTCGGCCGCTCCCGACGCCTCGCCCGGCGTATCCTCTGGGCGATCGTTATCTCCGGCAGCATTTATTCGCTCTACGGGCTGGTGGTCCAGTTTTCGGGAACCAATACGATCCTGTGGTTCGAAAAATGGGCGTATGGCGATGTCGTGACGTCGACATTCGTGAACCGGAACAGTTTCGGCACCTATGCCGGGCTGGTGATCATGGCCGCCTTCGGACTGTTGACCTGGGAGGCCGACGAGGCCGCGTCCCTCGGGATCGCAAACCGGGTCGGCATCGTGCACATGATCGACAGTATGGGCGCGCGCGTGTTCGGGCTGCTGGTTGCCTTGTTCATAACCGGCTCGGCGTTGCTCTTCAGCGCGTCTCGCGGCGGCACCATAAGCACGGCGATCGGGATCATGGTGTTTCTGGTCGGACTGGTCCTCTACAAACGTGAACGCGTACGGCGGGCAATCGTGTTCGCCGGCATCATTTTCATAGGTGCCGCGGTGCTGTTGAGTTTCAGCGGCCGCGAACTCGCAACCCGCCTCGGCCAGAGTGATAGTGCAGTGTCAGGGCGCGGAGAAATCTGGAATTTTACCCGGCAGGCAATCGACGAGCGTCCCTGGCTGGGTACGGGCCTGAGCACGTTCCGCGATGTGTCCGTACGTTCGCGTGGTGGGGAGTTATCGCCACGTACAGCACCCTTCTTCCGGGCCCATAACGGCTATCTGGAAATGATTCTCGAGGGCGGCTACGGGGGCTTCCTGCTTATCGTCGGTTCGATCGCCTGGCTCGGCTTGTGGGCGTTCTACGGCATTGTTTCGCGACACCAGGAAGCCATTTACTCGTGCATCGGCCTTGGGGCGATCGGCGTCGTGGGCACCCATGCCTGGGTCGATTTCAGCCTGCAGATTCCCGCCGTCGCCGTGACGTTTGCCGCACTGCTGGCCGTCGCATGTGCACAGGCCAACCGCCATCGGTCTGAATCAAGGCGCGGCCGTTAG